In the genome of Methylophaga nitratireducenticrescens, one region contains:
- the ppnP gene encoding pyrimidine/purine nucleoside phosphorylase: protein MSTFENVTVTREANIYFDGKVTSRKVTFEDGSYKTLGIMMPGEYKFGTEKAELMEILAGQLRYRLDGDTEWTPITYGQSFNVPANSSFDIEIMELVDYCCSYLD from the coding sequence ATGTCTACATTTGAAAATGTCACGGTAACCCGTGAAGCCAATATCTATTTCGATGGCAAAGTAACCAGCCGCAAAGTGACCTTTGAGGATGGCAGTTATAAAACGCTTGGCATTATGATGCCGGGTGAATATAAATTTGGCACCGAGAAAGCCGAGTTAATGGAAATTCTCGCCGGCCAGCTGCGTTACCGTCTTGATGGCGACACGGAATGGACGCCGATTACTTATGGTCAGTCATTCAATGTTCCGGCCAATTCATCATTTGATATCGAAATCATGGAATTAGTCGATTATTGCTGCAGCTATCTCGATTAA
- the ubiK gene encoding ubiquinone biosynthesis accessory factor UbiK, whose translation MIDPKKFDEIADTITRALPPGLLQMREDAEKNIRAAMSSTFNKLDLVTREEFEVQSQVLLRTREKLEALEKRVAELEQLNKK comes from the coding sequence ATGATCGATCCGAAAAAATTCGATGAAATCGCCGACACGATCACTCGTGCCTTGCCGCCTGGTTTACTACAGATGCGTGAAGATGCTGAAAAAAATATCCGTGCTGCAATGAGCTCTACTTTTAACAAACTGGATTTAGTGACCAGAGAAGAGTTTGAGGTTCAGTCCCAGGTTTTGTTGCGTACCCGTGAGAAGTTGGAAGCATTGGAAAAACGTGTAGCAGAATTGGAACAGCTAAATAAAAAATAA